One window from the genome of Lottiidibacillus patelloidae encodes:
- a CDS encoding GIY-YIG nuclease family protein encodes MENNHYVYILECRDGTLYTGYTNNVQKRLQVHSSGKGAKYTRGRLPVTLIYEKQFTNKSEALKEEYKIKKLTKQQKLKLVKTRDAKVVDSEKLS; translated from the coding sequence ATGGAGAATAATCATTATGTTTATATCTTAGAGTGCCGAGATGGTACGCTTTATACAGGATATACAAATAATGTACAAAAGCGACTGCAAGTACATTCTTCTGGCAAAGGAGCTAAGTATACAAGGGGGCGACTTCCTGTTACGCTTATTTATGAAAAGCAATTTACTAATAAAAGTGAAGCATTAAAAGAGGAATACAAAATAAAAAAGCTGACAAAACAACAAAAGTTGAAGTTAGTGAAAACGAGGGATGCAAAAGTTGTGGATTCAGAAAAGCTTTCATAA